One Triticum dicoccoides isolate Atlit2015 ecotype Zavitan chromosome 5B, WEW_v2.0, whole genome shotgun sequence genomic window carries:
- the LOC119309820 gene encoding L-ascorbate oxidase-like — protein MKDWDLHQSSTAGGFFLLYSTASASAINYAAVFGTMLPSARPLLAAAAVLCFWLLVAVAEAKVHHYTWDISYQLKSPDCFEKLAVTVNGEAPGPTIRATQGDTIVVAVHNKLETENTAIHWHGIRQIDTPWADGVAGVTQCPILPGETFTYQFVVDRPGTYLYHAHYGMQRVAGLNGMIVVTVPDGFVEPFSYDEEHTVLLGDWWHKSVYEQATGLSSNPFVFVTEPQSLLINGRGMFNCSLAPSGTCNASRPDCALPTLFTAVPGKTYLLRIGSLTSLSSLYFEIEGHPMMVVEADGHYVLPFAVRGLFIYSGETYSVLVKADQDPRRNYWAASHVVGRNPSQTPSGMAVVSYAFNGNNPWMPPPTAPPAGPAWNNTAIRVEQSRAIFAHPRYVVPMPARADRTLLLLNTQNRIDGHIKWTINGVSLMFPATPYLVAMKRGMKDAYEQRPPPDMYDHMSHEISAPAPTNGTVGSPVYRLALGSVVDVVLQNSNALNNKTETHPWHLHGHDFWVLGHGEGKFNPAADAWRLLNVRDPIMKNTVPLHPDGWTAVRFRADNPGVWLFHCHVEAHVFMGMGVVFEEGVKRVGRLPSSIMGCGRSKGLH, from the exons ATGAAAGACTGG GATTTACATCAG TCCAGCACAGCGGGTGGCTTCTTCTTGCTTTACTCCACAGCCAGCGCCAGTGCAATTAACTACGCAGCTGTGTTTGGCACCATGCTACCGTCGGCGAGGCCACTgctcgctgccgccgccgtcctctGCTTCTGGCTGCTGGTGGCCGTGGCGGAGGCCAAGGTGCACCACTACACGTGGGACATCTCGTACCAGTTAAAGTCCCCCGACTGCTTCGAGAAGCTCGCTGTGACCGTCAACGGCGAGGCTCCCGGCCCGACCATCCGCGCCACGCAGGGTGACACCATCGTCGTCGCCGTCCATAACAAGCTCGAGACCGAGAACACCGCCATCCACTGGCACGGCATCCGCCAGATTGACACGCCGTGGGCTGACGGCGTCGCCGGCGTCACGCAGTGCCCCATCCTGCCCGGCGAAACCTTCACCTACCAATTCGTCGTCGACAGG CCTGGCACGTACCTGTACCATGCGCACTACGGGATGCAGCGCGTGGCGGGGCTCAACGGCATGATCGTAGTCACCGTGCCGGACGGCTTCGTCGAGCCCTTCTCTTACGACGAGGAGCACACCGTCCTCCTCGGCGACTGGTGGCACAAGAGCGTCTACGAGCAGGCCACAGGCCTCTCCTCCAATCCCTTCGTCTTCGTCACCGAGCCCCAGTCTCTCCTCATCAACGGCAGAGGAATGTTCAACTGCTCGCTCGCTCCCAGTGGAACGTGCAACGCCTCCCGCCCCGACTGCGCTCTGCCGACTCTCTTCACCGCCGTGCCCGGGAAGACATACCTCCTCCGCATCGGCAGCCTCACCTCGCTCTCCTCGCTCTACTTCGAGATCGAGGGCCACCCGATGATGGTCGTGGAGGCCGACGGGCACTACGTGCTGCCGTTCGCCGTGAGGGGCCTCTTCATCTACTCTGGCGAGACGTACTCCGTGCTGGTCAAGGCCGACCAGGACCCGCGGCGAAACTACTGGGCTGCGTCCCACGTCGTTGGCCGCAACCCCAGCCAGACACCCAGCGGCATGGCCGTCGTCAGCTACGCCTTCAACGGCAACAACCCGTGGATGCCTCCGCCCACGGCGCCACCGGCTGGCCCGGCATGGAACAACACGGCTATCAGGGTGGAGCAGAGCAGGGCCATCTTCGCGCACCCACGCTACGTCGTGCCCATGCCGGCGAGGGCCGACCGCACGCTGCTCCTCCTCAACACCCAGAACCGGATTGATGGCCACATCAAGTGGACCATCAATGGCGTGTCGCTCATGTTCCCGGCCACGCCGTATCTCGTGGCGATGAAGCGCGGCATGAAAGACGCGTACGAACAGCGCCCCCCGCCCGACATGTACGACCACATGAGCCACGAAATCTCCGCGCCGGCGCCGACGAACGGGACCGTGGGCAGCCCGGTGTACAGGCTGGCGCTCGGCTCCGTGGTGGACGTGGTGCTGCAGAACTCCAACGCGCTCAACAACAAGACCGAGACGCACCCGTGGCATCTACACGGGCACGACTTCTGGGTGCTCGGCCACGGCGAAGGTAAGTTCAACCCTGCCGCGGACGCCTGGAGGCTGCTCAACGTGAGGGACCCGATCATGAAGAACACTGTGCCACTGCACCCGGATGGGTGGACGGCGGTGCGGTTCCGGGCGGACAACCCGGGGGTGTGGTTGTTCCACTGCCACGTGGAGGCGCACGTCTTCATGGGCATGGGTGTGGTCTTCGAGGAGGGCGTCAAGAGGGTCGGCCGACTGCCATCGTCCATCATGGGCTGTGGACGATCCAAGGGGCTGCACTGA